The segment AATCGAAAGCCTCGGTGAGCTCAGTGTGGGCCTGTGCATCCCAGACGAAGGATCCGCCGTTTGTGTGAAACCGCATTTCGGTGACGCCATTGTCGTGAGTGATGCTGATTCGTTCCCAGTGCGGGTGTTCGAAGGTCATCGACCCTTCCTTTCTATGAAAATGAGTGGCGCAACATCACTTCTCGCCATGAAGATACCCTCGCCGTCGGGGAGATCCCGACGGGCCGATTTGGTCTTCGGCACAGCCCTGGCCAGACACGCTGGCACCTGGGCCTCGCCGACTTGCGCCGAAAGCCCGGTCCATCAATCCCAATATAGGCATCAGCCACCCAAACTGCTACCCTTGATTATATTCATAGTCATCATTAGACGGTTTTGATTACATATTCTCGACATCGATGCCGGCTGGCAAATGCATAGGAGCCGAATATGACCATGCCCCACTCTCTCACCCGTACCGGTCTGTCGGGCCAAGTCGCAGAGGCGGTCCTCGACGTCGCGGACAGCCCCCTCGACACCTCCCTGGCCACCGCCGTCAGTGACCGGCTTTTGCACGGTATCGGGGTGGCGCTGACCGGGACCGAGTTCGAGGCCTTTGCTGCGGGTTTACGAGCCGTCTCCTCCGAATCGGGCGCCTCCACGGTATTGGGTCGGCGCAACCGGCTCTCCCCCGCGGCAGCGGCCTTCGTCAACGCCATTGCCGCACACTCGTGCTTGCAGGAAGATTGCGGTCCCGGCGGTTACGTAGAGGGAAGCCACCCAGGCACCTACATCATTCCGGCTGCCTTGGCGGCCGTTGATGCGGCTGGCGTAAGCGGTGAGCGCTTCGCTCGCGGCGTGATCGCAGGCTACGAGGCCGTCAGTATCCTCGGGGAGATCGTTCCGGGCGGCTTGAGCGCCCGTAAGTACCGTCCCAGCGGGATCATGGGTCCATTCGGTGCAGCGACGGCCGCGGCGTACATTTTCGGCGCAGACGCCAATCAGCTTGCCACGGCTTTGAGCATCGCCAGCAACTCCGCGGCCGGCAGCAATCAGGGCTTTGTTAGCGGCACCATTGAGCCCCTTGCCCATGCCGGTCTTGGTGCGAGAAACGGCTTGCTTGCCGCTAAGCTCGCGATGGCCGGCGCCGCGGCAAGTCCGAACGCGCTGGAGGGTCCATACGGCTTCTTTGCAGTGTATGCGGGTGAGCAGCCAACCGTCGCGGGTCTGGGCCTCCGCTCCGAGGAGCCGGCCATCACGCGTCTGGGCAGCAAGAAGTTTGCCGTCTGCTTGCAGAATCAGGAAACCCTTGAACTGGCCGGCGAATTGGCCCCGGCGCTAAGCGGTGCGACGATCCGCGAGTTGGTGCTTTCCCGCCCTAACACCCCGGCCAACGGCACCGGTAGCGCTGGGGTAGGCGCAGAAGGACCCTTCGAAACCATGCTGCAACGTCAGATGTCCGCACGTTTCACGCTCGCCGCGGCGCTGCTTGGCCGACCGGTTACCGATCCCCGCTACTTCAACGAGGCGGGCGCGGATGCCCAGGCGGCCGACCTCGCAGCCTTGGTGAGCCTGCGTCAATACGAAGCGGACGCTGTCGATATCGTTGCCCGGCTCGACGACGGGCGGGAGCTGCGAATCGCGGGCCGGCGCCCCGAAATCCTCCAGCCAAGCTCCGTGCGCATTGAT is part of the Arthrobacter ramosus genome and harbors:
- a CDS encoding MmgE/PrpD family protein, encoding MTMPHSLTRTGLSGQVAEAVLDVADSPLDTSLATAVSDRLLHGIGVALTGTEFEAFAAGLRAVSSESGASTVLGRRNRLSPAAAAFVNAIAAHSCLQEDCGPGGYVEGSHPGTYIIPAALAAVDAAGVSGERFARGVIAGYEAVSILGEIVPGGLSARKYRPSGIMGPFGAATAAAYIFGADANQLATALSIASNSAAGSNQGFVSGTIEPLAHAGLGARNGLLAAKLAMAGAAASPNALEGPYGFFAVYAGEQPTVAGLGLRSEEPAITRLGSKKFAVCLQNQETLELAGELAPALSGATIRELVLSRPNTPANGTGSAGVGAEGPFETMLQRQMSARFTLAAALLGRPVTDPRYFNEAGADAQAADLAALVSLRQYEADAVDIVARLDDGRELRIAGRRPEILQPSSVRIDELFLERAGRVLNAELAERILCDIRSISSVPDAAAITNALRG